The following coding sequences lie in one Acidobacteriota bacterium genomic window:
- a CDS encoding ion transporter translates to MDRRPSEAPPRTRSWRSTLHEIIFEADTPLGKAFDVALLVAILASIVTVMLESVDTVDQRYHRLLAILEWTFTIVFSIEYILRLICVRRPILYARSFFGIIDLLAILPTYLSLLIPGAQQLLVIRALRLLRLFRVFKLGRYLSEARALRRALWASRQKIIVFLATVLVIVVIVGSLIHLIEGPENGFTSIPRGVYWAIVTLTTVGYGDVSPNTVPGQMLAGVMMILGYSLIIIPTGIFSAELAGGLRAISTQSCPACSREGHESGARFCNQCGTRL, encoded by the coding sequence ATGGATCGTAGACCCTCCGAAGCACCGCCCCGCACACGCTCGTGGCGTTCAACGCTTCACGAGATCATCTTCGAGGCGGATACGCCCCTCGGCAAGGCATTCGATGTTGCCCTGCTCGTCGCGATCCTCGCCAGTATTGTCACGGTGATGCTGGAGAGCGTCGACACCGTCGATCAACGCTACCACCGCTTGCTTGCGATTCTGGAATGGACCTTCACGATCGTCTTCTCGATCGAGTACATACTCCGGCTCATCTGCGTGCGTCGTCCGATCCTTTACGCTCGGAGTTTCTTTGGAATCATCGATCTCCTTGCAATCTTGCCGACCTACCTGAGTCTCTTGATCCCCGGCGCCCAACAGCTGCTCGTCATCCGAGCGCTACGCCTGCTTCGACTGTTTCGAGTGTTCAAGTTGGGCCGCTATCTCAGTGAAGCCAGGGCACTAAGGCGAGCCCTGTGGGCCAGTCGGCAGAAGATCATCGTCTTCCTGGCAACCGTCCTGGTCATCGTGGTCATCGTCGGGTCTCTGATACATCTGATCGAGGGACCGGAGAACGGCTTCACCTCGATCCCACGCGGCGTCTACTGGGCGATCGTGACGCTGACGACGGTGGGATACGGCGATGTTTCCCCCAACACGGTGCCAGGGCAAATGCTTGCCGGCGTGATGATGATCCTGGGATACAGCCTCATCATCATTCCAACCGGAATTTTTTCGGCGGAACTCGCGGGAGGATTGCGTGCGATCAGTACCCAGAGCTGCCCGGCCTGCTCTCGCGAGGGGCACGAATCGGGCGCCCGATTCTGCAACCAGTGCGGCACCCGGCTCTAG
- a CDS encoding sigma-70 family RNA polymerase sigma factor — protein MGGDGRFHTTRWTMILSARGTDSEDASAALAELCRTYWYPAYYFVRRRGNGPDEAMDLTQSYFLRMLEKDYLEDVRPEDGKFRSFLLASLKHFLANQHRDATTIKRGGEVEWVALDSADAEGRYRQEPPDHRTPEQAYERRWALAVLGRTKNRLRAEFDDAKKLRQFQLLEPHLSADVTARSYKEIAVDLDTTESAIKMAVSRLRRAFGRLLREEIGRTVEDEHVDDEVRHLLSVIREA, from the coding sequence ATGGGCGGCGACGGGCGGTTTCATACGACGCGTTGGACGATGATCCTGTCCGCCCGTGGGACGGATAGCGAGGACGCGTCGGCCGCCCTGGCCGAGCTCTGTCGTACCTATTGGTATCCGGCCTACTACTTCGTCAGGCGACGCGGCAATGGGCCTGACGAGGCGATGGATCTGACGCAGTCTTACTTCCTACGCATGTTGGAGAAAGACTACCTGGAAGACGTGCGACCGGAAGACGGCAAATTTCGGTCCTTTTTGCTGGCCTCGCTCAAGCACTTCCTGGCCAACCAACATCGCGACGCCACGACGATCAAGCGCGGTGGCGAAGTCGAGTGGGTCGCTCTCGATAGCGCCGATGCGGAGGGACGCTACCGTCAAGAACCTCCGGACCACCGAACTCCGGAGCAGGCCTATGAACGAAGATGGGCTCTCGCGGTTCTTGGACGGACGAAGAATCGACTGCGAGCGGAATTTGACGACGCGAAAAAACTTCGACAATTCCAGTTGCTCGAGCCGCATCTGTCGGCGGATGTGACCGCCCGATCCTACAAGGAGATCGCCGTCGACCTCGACACGACCGAATCGGCGATCAAGATGGCGGTCTCGCGTTTACGACGTGCCTTCGGTCGCCTGCTGCGAGAGGAGATCGGTCGTACCGTCGAAGATGAACACGTCGATGACGAGGTTCGTCACCTGTTGAGCGTCATCCGCGAAGCCTGA